The window GTGTTCTTTTTAAGATTTATGATGGTAACATCAACCTTATAATCCTTGCGAGCCATTTTTCTTAAGGTATTTGTAAGCTCCTGTGAATTGGAAACGGTCACATTATACAATATGAATGCGTCACCGTTAGTCATAATGTATCTGTAGGTGTTCTCCCCGATAACACTGTAAAATGTGGTATTGGAAGCTGCCTTAAATGTTTCATTAGAATATACTGGCAACAATCCTCCATATGATGTACTATTCAATCCCAAATCAATGGCAGCATATTTATTGGATACGGTAATGTGGTCCTTAATGGTCTTGCCTTCGTATATTGTTTCTACAGTATGACTTCCAGCAGTTACATTCAATAGGAAATAAGCATATCCTTCATCTGAAGTAGTGCCTGTAAATGTTTTGCCTCCAACCTTGAATGTAACAGTCTTGTTAGCTGAAGCATTTAACTTGATTAGGTATGGTTCATTGATGTCAAATATTGCATTTCTTTTATTTATGGTAATCTTATTTGTATATGATTCGCCAGTTACGGGATTATTGGCCTTTACTGTGTATGTGCCTGGTTCAAAATTGACATTTAATATCGCAGCCCCATAATCATCCGCAATTTGACAGTCATAATTGATATTATTTACATTGAAATTCACTTTGGTTCCCTTAGGTAAATATTTTCCGTTTTTGTCCTTGAATACAGCTGAGTATAGTGAATCGTCACCGTAGGTCTTAGTGAGGTCATAACCATATACGCTGATGTATTTAACATTCATTTCATATGACAGTTTCTGGGAGTTGATTGTGAAATCAAACTTATGGGTTCCGGTTTCATTTGGAACATAAATTAACTCCAATGAGTTTGCATTGATTTTTTTGGTTATGAATTCACCTTTTTTGTTTGAGGAATATTTTAAAGTGTCTAGAACATAATATGGTACTGATCCGCTAAATGAAACCTTAATTGTAGTTTTAACGCCGCTGTAACCATTTTTATCAGCAACTATGGAAACTGAAAGTGGTTTCGAATCATCTTTGTTCTTGTTGCTTCCAATTCTATGATATTCTTTTAGCTGATTGCCGATTGAAGCTTTATTTATGCCCCACCAGTTGTTTGAAATAACATCATAATAACCAGTGTTGAATACTGAAACACCCTGGTCACTAGCTGAATTTTCAATGAATGCGTTGTTGGTCAATTTTACATGTGTATTTATGGAATCAGTATATAATGCTCCTCCACGAGATCCTCCACCATTCTTTTCAAAGTAATTTCCGGAGATTGTCATTGTACATGCTTTGTTGACATATATTGCACCTCCATTACGGGTTCCACCATTTTTTACCTGATTTGAGATGAACACTGAATTCTTAATTTCACTTGCGGTTTCAGTGTAAATGGCTCCACCATAGTTTTCAGCCCAATTGTCTCTAAAGGTACAGTTATTTACATTAATATTGCCCTTAGAGCGCACTGCGCCTCCATAACGTTTTTCCTTACCTCCATTAGCATAGTTTGATGTGAATGTACAGTTGGTAAAGAAGAGATTGGTTGAACCACTGTCTGAGTATACTGCTCCACCGTCACCTGCATTTGCATGATTGTTCTTGAATACAGATGAAGAAAATTTCACATCACCAGATTTTTTGTTAATGTAGATTGCACCACCAAAATCACTTTTTACTTGATTTCCGTTAAAAATTAAGTTGTTGTTTTCGCGTCCAATGTTGTTGGTATATATTGCACCACCATGGTCTTGTGCAGTGTTGTTTGTGAAGATGTTTTTTCCGCTGAACTGGATGTAATCAGTTTCGATAGCTCCACCTTTGTGGTTTGCAGTATTCAGTTCAAAAATGGAATTTCCAATATGTAGCCATTTGTTTGAGTATATTGCTCCACCGCCTTCAGATGTTGCAGAATTCTGTTTGAATGTTGATTTTTCAATATATAGGTGACTGTCGCTGGTTACTTTTACAGCACCACCTTCCCTGGCGGTGTTCTTAATGAATTCTGAATTTTCAATTATTAAATCGGAATATGAAAAAATTGCACCTCCCCTAATTGCAGAATTCCCGTTAAATGTAGAATTATCGATGAATGCATCTTTTTTTACAAGAATAGCTCCACCATGTGATGCTTGTCCATCAACTTTATTGGAATTGAATTTGGAATTTGAAATATCCACTGATTTTTCGGCGTGAATAGCACCACCATCAATTTTCGCTTGATTGTTTTCAAAGACAGATTTTTCAACTACGACATTTCCTTTGGAGAATATGGCACCTCCTGTGAGTTTTGCAGTATTTCCTGTGAACTTGCAGTCTTTGATAGTTAATGTCTCAACGACATTATTATAAATTGCTCCACCAAAACTGTTTGCTTTATTGTTTGTGAAAGTACAGTTAATAATGGTAAATTTGGCTGAACCTGTGATGTAGATTGATCCGCCATTGAATGAGTTTCCATTAGTGAACTTCAAATTCTTCAAGGTTATATCACCGTTTGATGACCTTAATTGAGCTTTGCTACAGTCTATTGTATTTCCAGCTCCGTCAATGACCAATGACTTGTCAATGTTTATTCGATTCGCCGGTGTATAACTTTTGTTTAGCTTTACTGTTGAACCTTCGGATGCACTGTTAATAATCTTTGTAAGATCGCTTGTGTCATCCGTTAATATTGGGTCTTGAGTAATTTCAAGATTATTGTTTATATCGCTTTCCTGCATTATTTGAGTGTCATTAGTATTTTCAGCACAAACTGTTGAAATTGAGCATAAAATAAATAACAACAAACAAATAATTGCCAATTTTCTTTTCATATTAATGACCTCATTTAATAGTTAGTTTAACTTTTTTAATTGTTCCTTTGTAGTATTTAGTAGTTTTAAAAGTAATTTTTGATGTAAATTTACCTTTTTTATTAAGTTTAGTAATTTTAAAGGTAGCTTTTCCTTTTGAATTGGTTTTTGCAGTGTAAGTTTTACCTTTTACTTTCAAGTATACCTTAACTTTCTTAATTGCCTTGTTTTTGCTGTTTTTCAATTGGATTGTGTACTTTTTGGTCTTGAGTGACTTTTTAAATGTTTTCTTTTTAGCAGCAATTTTTGTCCTTTCCTTTTTGATAGTTATCTTGACGGATTTTGAATTAGGATTGTAATTGTCTGACATTGTAACTTTCAAGGTTTTGGAACCTGCTTTGAGTGATTTCAACTTACTTGCAGTGATTGTAACAGTTGCAATACCTTTCTTGTTGGTTGTAACTGTTGTATATTTTTTATTGTTGATGTAAATTGTTACCTTTTCACCAGCTATGACTTTCCTGTTTTTGTCTTTAACAGTAACAGTATATTTGTCTGCATAATTGATTACAAAGCTTTTTTTAGTTGCACTTATTGTTACTGGCCTTTGGTATACATCTATCATATAATTGAATGTGGTGGAGTTGTATTCACTTCCTTCATAAAACAAATTAACATCATATAATCCGATGTTCAATTTAGGAATGATTATGGTTGCCTGACTGCTTGATAAGTTAGTCTTGAATTCCGCACCGTTTAGATTAGCTACAATCATACCTTTTGTTATATTGTTTGGCATTTTAACCTTAATGTTTAAAGTATCGCCATAAGTGATATTTGTAATACTAATTTTCATGTCTAAAACCATAGTTACATGTGCATCATCCAGATAAATGTTATTGGATGAATTGCCTGCTGTGTTTTCGCTGAAATAAATTTTATTTATAATAAAATCGCCTGAAACATATATTGCCCCTCCAGTGTCATTTGCAAAGTTTTTAACAAATGTTGAGTTGACAATTGTACCAACAGTTACAGCCATGGCTCCACCTTTAGTGGCCTTGTTGTTGGAAAATGTGGAATTTATAAATTCTGTTTCACTCTCGGAGTATATTGCACCTCCAATTTCTGCATTATTTCCATAAAATGTTGAATTAGTAATGTTTGCATAATAATCTACCATTATGGCTCCACCTAATTCATCAGCAGAATTATTATTGAATGTTGAATTTAGTACATATAAATTGTCGTTTACGTCACTATAAATTGCTCCGGCAGTTTTAGCAGAGTTATTTCTAAATATTGAATTTTTTACAGTATTGTTGTCTGATGCCAAATAAAGTGCACCTGCAGTTTCATCAGCACGGTTATCTGTGAATTTGCATAAATCAATTAAGTTTGGGTAAGATATTGTATAAAGAGCACCTCCGTTAACTGCCTCATTGTTTACAAAATCACACTTCTCCAAAACAAAGTTAAGTCCCTCGGCGTATATTCCTCCACCGATATCATCAGCAGTATTATTTATAAGTTTAGAATTGTCCAATTTTGTATCTCTTCCTGTAATGTATGCTGCACCTCCAATCTCGGCAGTATTGTTGAAGAATGTGCAATCAGCTATAGTACCTTCAATACCATACCAGTAGACTCCGCCGCCGTTTTCAGCAGTATTGTTTATAAATGTACAATTGTCTAAAAGACCATTTATTCCTGTCCAGTCAACAGCACCACCATAGATTGCTGTGTTGTTGATAAAAGTACAATTTTTCATCTGACCGTTTGCACCTATCCATTCAATAAGGTTGTATGAATAGGACATGTCCCAATTTGTAAATAGGATATTCTTTAAAACAACATTATCGGCATGAACTCTTAATAAAAAATCCATATCTGATGAATTTCCATCAATCTTATGGCCTTGGCCATCGAAAAGTATATTTTCGGATATTTCAAGGCCCCTGCATTTAGAATCCTGATTGACGATTATGTCTTTTTCCAGTTTAATGGTTGAATTGGGGGCTGCATTTTGAATTTCACTATCTAGCTCATCGATATTTTCAATGATTTTTGAATCTTCCAATTCAATTTCATTATCAACCATTGTGATATTGTCAATGTTTGCATTATCGCTTGCCGACACGTTTGAAAGCGAAAAGGCAAAGCACAAAAATATCATAATGATTATCATATGCTTGAATGTCATTAATTTTTACCTCATGATTTTATTATGATAAATATGTTTATAATAAAACATATAAGTAATTTGTTCAATTTTTAAATGTAATCAGCAATAAATTCTGCAATAACTTTTAAAAAGTGATGGGAAAATTGGGTTGATGTCTAAAAAAATCAGATGGTCTTTCATATCATTGGGAAATCAGAAAATATGTGTATATTTTCACATATTTCTAATCTCGCTCTATCATGTACTGTATTATTAGGTATATGCCTAGAATTCCGCTGACTACGAATCCTATTAATCCTAAAATAGGATAACCAAATATATGATAACCTTTTTCTATAAACATTGCAAGAGATGATCCAATAATTAATGCTGATAAAATGAGTGATACTGAAAGTTGGTTTATGAGTTCACTTACTTCGAGGTGTTTTAGATTTACTTCAAGTTTTCCATTTTCAATTTTTGATATGGTGTTGTTTATGGTATCTGGTAAGTCTTTTGCTAAATGTTCTAGCTGTAACAAATAATTTATACTTGATTTTGCAATTCTTTCAGGTTTGTATTTGTTGATAACAATTTTTCTAGATAGTTTCTTCAATTCTTCTGCAGCATTGAATGTTGGGTCTAATTTTTTACCGGTATCTTCAATTAATGCAATTCCTCTTCCAATCATTACGAATTCTCTTGGCAGAGCAATATTGTTTTCCACCATTACATTTAGCAAATCATCAAGTAACCCATCCATGTTTCTCAATTCGGCACCATAATAAAGATTCAACAGATCATCTAAATCCGTTTTTAGTTTATCAGTATTCTGTGCTGGTGTAATTATGTCCATATAAATTAGTTGCTTGATGATGTTGTTGGAATTTCTTCCGATTAGGAGCAGTATTAATTCTGCCAGTGTTTCTTTGAAATTTTCGCTTAATATTCCCATCATACCTAAATCGATGTAGCAAAGTTTCCCGTCTTTTGTTACAATTAAATTTCCAGGATGAGGGTCCGCATGGAAAAAACCATCAATCAAAACTTGTTTAAAATAAGATTTAACTCCATAATTTGCAATTTTTTTCTTATCGATTTTTGGATAATCTTTTTTCAGCAAATCTGTAACTGCAACACCGTCAATATATTCCATTGTAATAACTTTTTCACTACAATAGGCGGTATGTACTTCAGGTATTTTGATATAACTTACTTTTTTGAAGTTATTTGCAAGATTCTGCAGATTCATTGTTTCTTCCAAAAAGTTAATTTCTTTTAAAATGGACCTTTCAAATTCGCTAATCACTACCGGTAAGTTTAATGGTTTTGTCATTGTAAGGAATTGGTCAATTCTTTTTGCAAGAAATTTCATTATTTTAATATCGCTTTCAATAAGTTCCCGTGAATTCGGTTTTTGAACTTTTATGGCAACTTTTTCACCAGTTTCTCTTAATCTTGCTTTATAAACCTGCCCTATTGATGCTGAGCCTATTGGTGTTTCATCAATATCAACATAGATTTTATTCATTGAATCTCCAAGTTCTGTTTCGATAACTTCTTTTATTTCATCAAAAGGAGTAACTGGAGTATCATCTCTAAGTTTTTGAAGCTCTTCAGCAATTTCCACTCCAACAAGGTCTGGTCTGGTACTTAACATTTGACCTAATTTAATATATGCTGGGCCCAATTCCTCTAGTACTTTTCTCATTCTTATCGGAATTGATTCGTCAGGGGAATCACCAAGTTCTTCTTCTTTTGAAAGTTTACGGTTTCTTAAGAAGGGAAATTTTTTAAAAAAAGTATTTTCTTCTATTAAATATCCAAAATCATTCTTTTTCAATACTTTATAAATTTCATTTAGTCTTTTGATATTATCATTTGCAGTATTGGTTCTAACTTTCATTGATTATAGATATGTTACATGTATAATATATTTATTTAGAATTTTTCTAGGATTCTTGCATATACTGCCTTTAACTCATCATCTGATTTTTCATAAATTCTTTTTAAAATTAATTCAGGAGTACTTTTTGCAAGGAAATTCATTTTTGGAGTCCTATCGACTATCAGATTATAATTTTCATCCAATCCTTTTGCTTCAATACCGTCAACTCTGATGTCTGTGTAGTTCATTATTTCCCTTGCCATATGAGTTACAATAACTCCATATGAATTGGATTCTTTTATCATGTCTATGAATGTGGATATTATCTTAACGGCAGCATCAAGTTCGGTTATCCCTTCAAGTTCGTCTAATAATACTAATTTCTCACTTTTGGTTGTAACGATTGGTATGAATACATTTAAAAATGATTCGAATGCACCTGCATCCAGTGACCGTTTTTTAGAGAAGTGATAAATTTCATCAACAATTTTTATCTCTGCTTTGTCAGCACTTACGGGAAGTCCCATTTGGGCCATAATGGAGATTTGTGTTAATGTTTCAAGAAGAGTGGTTTTACCACCACTATTTGCTCCTGTTAAAAGAGCAATATTTTCGTTGCGGGTTAGTTGATAGTCCACTTTTTGAATATAATCCTTGTCTTTTTTAAGAGCCAATTCCAAGTGTAATGCTCCTTTTAATTTAATTTCATCACAAAATTCTGGTCTGCATAAGTCATATTCATATGCAAAACTTCCTAAACTAAATTCATAATCAAATTTGATTGCATCTTCGACTTCTTTTATCGCTTTGTCTTTTATTGAATTCAATTCGATTGCAGCACTTTTTTTAATGTCAAAAATATCATTTTCCTTTTTTGATGACTGTTCTAGGGTCACGCGTTGAATTTCGCTTTCATCAATTTCAATGGGGTATGTCCTTAAAAATGGATCAAAGCTTATTCCAGTTTCTTGGCGAATAATTTCTTTCCTTTTATTTATAATATCGTCAAATATTTTGCTAATTTTTGGAGGGAAATTATTATTTAATAAGTTGAGAATTTCATCTCCTTCAAGATCAACCTGTTTGATTGATTTTTCTAATTCATCATCCATATCTTCCTTTAGTGAATTGACAAGTTTTTCAATATCTACTTCTCTCTTGTCTATTATGTTTAACTCATTTATTATTGGGATAATTTCTCCAAGAACACTTTCTTTATTTCTAATCTTTTGAATTTCATGAACTCTTGAAAATAATTCTTGGTTTTGTATAAAAAAGTTGATGATTTTTTCTGGAACAATTTCATAATCTTCTTCTTCGATGTTGATCATTACAAGGTTTGGCATTCCTTCAAAATCAAGAATTCCCTGTGAGTAAACATAAAATACCAAGTCATAATTCATAATTTCTTCCTGAAGAAGTGGTGAATCGTTGGCTGTGATAATGGGGTAATATTTGTTAAGTCCCAAATCAGTTAGGTATGAATTATCCTCTTCGCTTTCCACGAGTATTGCTTTGCTTGGGTCGTAATCTGGTTTGGCTTCCTCAACTTCTTTCAGATTTTTCATCAAACCTCTTAATTTTATGATTGGGAGTTGGGATACATGTTCTTTTGCAGACATTACAAAATCAAGGCTTGAATTTATCTTGTCAATGTTTTTTGAAGGGGAAAGCAATAATATTCTGTTTTTTGAATAGTTGGTGTTGGAATATGATAAAATTTTGTTTATGATGTCTTCATAAATTTCCATGGCTCTGTCGCTTTTTATAAATTCATAACTGGGGTTTCCCAACAATTGGTTCATTATTTCAATTGCTTTTCTTTGACTTATTCCATCAATGTTTGATATTTTTTCCACATCGACATTTTCAACAATTTTTTGGAGTTCTTCTTCGCCTCCAACACCATTTATGATTTTTTCAGAGATTTTATCTCCAATTCCTTTTATGTTTTGCAATGTAATTCTTTCTCCTTTCATGTTACCAAACCCTTTTTTTAAAGTATTATATGTTTTTTAATATAATATTCAATATTGCCGAGAGCATCTGAAAAGTAATGTTAGTAATTTCCCAATGTATTTTTTGTGGAATATTTTAATAGGCTGTTTTTATCCAATTTTCCTTCAAGAGCATTTTTATAAATATCAACGATTTCATAGTAGTTGTCATCTCTAAATCGGCCATCTATTGCAAAATTGGAATAGCCTATCTCTTTTAAATGATTGATTTGAGACAATAATGAAATGTCTTCAAAATTAAATAAAATCAACTCCTGTGAAGAAATGCTTTTATGAATTGGGTATTTATTGTTGTTTTTGTCAATTAAGAAAAATTTAGAATTGTTTTTTACCTGTTTGAATTCTTTTCCATATAAAAGAGGATAACGTGTTTTCATAAGTTCAACAGACCCCTGAACAATCAGCTCTAGTTTATTTGGATTTTTGCAATATTTTATTATGTTTTCATAATCTATTTTGCTCAGTTCGGGGGATACTGTCAGTATCTTGTAGTTTTCAAGACTGTCTATTGTCTCCGTATTGGTGATGTTCATAGAATATGGTCCGTAATCTCCCTTAAAGCTATTGC of the uncultured Methanobrevibacter sp. genome contains:
- a CDS encoding right-handed parallel beta-helix repeat-containing protein; protein product: MKRKLAIICLLLFILCSISTVCAENTNDTQIMQESDINNNLEITQDPILTDDTSDLTKIINSASEGSTVKLNKSYTPANRINIDKSLVIDGAGNTIDCSKAQLRSSNGDITLKNLKFTNGNSFNGGSIYITGSAKFTIINCTFTNNKANSFGGAIYNNVVETLTIKDCKFTGNTAKLTGGAIFSKGNVVVEKSVFENNQAKIDGGAIHAEKSVDISNSKFNSNKVDGQASHGGAILVKKDAFIDNSTFNGNSAIRGGAIFSYSDLIIENSEFIKNTAREGGAVKVTSDSHLYIEKSTFKQNSATSEGGGAIYSNKWLHIGNSIFELNTANHKGGAIETDYIQFSGKNIFTNNTAQDHGGAIYTNNIGRENNNLIFNGNQVKSDFGGAIYINKKSGDVKFSSSVFKNNHANAGDGGAVYSDSGSTNLFFTNCTFTSNYANGGKEKRYGGAVRSKGNINVNNCTFRDNWAENYGGAIYTETASEIKNSVFISNQVKNGGTRNGGAIYVNKACTMTISGNYFEKNGGGSRGGALYTDSINTHVKLTNNAFIENSASDQGVSVFNTGYYDVISNNWWGINKASIGNQLKEYHRIGSNKNKDDSKPLSVSIVADKNGYSGVKTTIKVSFSGSVPYYVLDTLKYSSNKKGEFITKKINANSLELIYVPNETGTHKFDFTINSQKLSYEMNVKYISVYGYDLTKTYGDDSLYSAVFKDKNGKYLPKGTKVNFNVNNINYDCQIADDYGAAILNVNFEPGTYTVKANNPVTGESYTNKITINKRNAIFDINEPYLIKLNASANKTVTFKVGGKTFTGTTSDEGYAYFLLNVTAGSHTVETIYEGKTIKDHITVSNKYAAIDLGLNSTSYGGLLPVYSNETFKAASNTTFYSVIGENTYRYIMTNGDAFILYNVTVSNSQELTNTLRKMARKDYKVDVTIINLKKNTYKVSDHFWEDSDWKYLVHLNHGTLIINGGGSTLEDDYKHNFASLDSNTNIMVNNLEFKKFYRVFANNGEVYCENSTFTQNDARKWATPTKGSVIYNKNKATFRNCIFNGNENGGSDEANRGGVLYADSNSLTNFISCSFKTKGDTVRAVEKSMVVVYDTSWGAYNHIKYNGYIDNNASLSIRDVYSLTHNITKNLYVTNMAGLQDATEWIDSFNNITSFNITLSKGEYVINSADLKKYRDSHEWRSITVRGDIIFVNPRSFIDVNSKPVVINGNGATIKITENNANDDYHFAYIPKYGSLTLINLTLSGFNTAIHNYGTFMAINCTFKDNIIHHLMKKGDDGGAIRNFGTVLCFNSTFKNNGANQGGAYYGFGMSSNAVFSNCLFTGNVIKSNWVWKNNNKNDLDIQNLAVVKLVNSRGYSPSTINTEKGGLYLVRESLNDTVYNVVVDNLASLMKASKIVNGNTKYDVINITLVKGEYGMIPNSQTIFKADYGLLLINGAGARVFVQNQHDDDTTKFLTVASRGNVRITDLTLEGFNIALDNSGKLLVINSIFNNNKVDYRFKEDYGGAIVNKGSLTVFNSTFTNNYGKYAGAIYSAGNAMILLSTFSANKGYHASKNVDIYNKDGYVDDIIISGPAHNYIEQHPIAAWKMDLIESGVLLATILLTGNVGYSMTAAGVAGLWITLASAGIGGALGTILGAVYTTEYQNPSLFWSGVLKGVSNGLRVASFGVAAFKIPLNVATKVVATGIGHVVSKGLTGIVKLSRSILSNYQKENKLIYFT
- a CDS encoding AarF/ABC1/UbiB kinase family protein, which produces MKVRTNTANDNIKRLNEIYKVLKKNDFGYLIEENTFFKKFPFLRNRKLSKEEELGDSPDESIPIRMRKVLEELGPAYIKLGQMLSTRPDLVGVEIAEELQKLRDDTPVTPFDEIKEVIETELGDSMNKIYVDIDETPIGSASIGQVYKARLRETGEKVAIKVQKPNSRELIESDIKIMKFLAKRIDQFLTMTKPLNLPVVISEFERSILKEINFLEETMNLQNLANNFKKVSYIKIPEVHTAYCSEKVITMEYIDGVAVTDLLKKDYPKIDKKKIANYGVKSYFKQVLIDGFFHADPHPGNLIVTKDGKLCYIDLGMMGILSENFKETLAELILLLIGRNSNNIIKQLIYMDIITPAQNTDKLKTDLDDLLNLYYGAELRNMDGLLDDLLNVMVENNIALPREFVMIGRGIALIEDTGKKLDPTFNAAEELKKLSRKIVINKYKPERIAKSSINYLLQLEHLAKDLPDTINNTISKIENGKLEVNLKHLEVSELINQLSVSLILSALIIGSSLAMFIEKGYHIFGYPILGLIGFVVSGILGIYLIIQYMIERD
- a CDS encoding endonuclease MutS2 produces the protein MKGERITLQNIKGIGDKISEKIINGVGGEEELQKIVENVDVEKISNIDGISQRKAIEIMNQLLGNPSYEFIKSDRAMEIYEDIINKILSYSNTNYSKNRILLLSPSKNIDKINSSLDFVMSAKEHVSQLPIIKLRGLMKNLKEVEEAKPDYDPSKAILVESEEDNSYLTDLGLNKYYPIITANDSPLLQEEIMNYDLVFYVYSQGILDFEGMPNLVMINIEEEDYEIVPEKIINFFIQNQELFSRVHEIQKIRNKESVLGEIIPIINELNIIDKREVDIEKLVNSLKEDMDDELEKSIKQVDLEGDEILNLLNNNFPPKISKIFDDIINKRKEIIRQETGISFDPFLRTYPIEIDESEIQRVTLEQSSKKENDIFDIKKSAAIELNSIKDKAIKEVEDAIKFDYEFSLGSFAYEYDLCRPEFCDEIKLKGALHLELALKKDKDYIQKVDYQLTRNENIALLTGANSGGKTTLLETLTQISIMAQMGLPVSADKAEIKIVDEIYHFSKKRSLDAGAFESFLNVFIPIVTTKSEKLVLLDELEGITELDAAVKIISTFIDMIKESNSYGVIVTHMAREIMNYTDIRVDGIEAKGLDENYNLIVDRTPKMNFLAKSTPELILKRIYEKSDDELKAVYARILEKF